A genomic region of Roseateles amylovorans contains the following coding sequences:
- a CDS encoding CsgG/HfaB family protein, producing the protein MSVHTWARKATLALALTALFGCATEQSRTIEVPRPVPTAPSANQGPRAPIAVGKFENRSSFMRGMFADAVDRLGSQSKSILIAHLQQSNRFSVLDRDNLEEAQQEAKFKAGTLNIKGADFLVTGAVTEFGRKEVGDQQLFGVLGRGKKQVAYAKVTLNVVNSQTSEVVYSSQGAGEFELSTREVVGFGGTAGYDATLNGKVLDLAIREAVNGLVSAVDSGAWKPQAR; encoded by the coding sequence CACACTCGCGCTCGCGCTGACCGCCCTGTTCGGCTGCGCCACTGAGCAATCGCGCACCATCGAGGTTCCGCGCCCCGTCCCGACGGCGCCCAGCGCCAACCAGGGCCCGCGTGCACCGATCGCCGTCGGCAAATTCGAAAACCGCTCGAGCTTCATGCGCGGCATGTTCGCCGATGCGGTGGACCGCCTGGGCAGCCAGTCCAAGTCGATCCTGATTGCGCACCTGCAGCAGAGCAACCGCTTCAGCGTGCTGGACCGCGACAACCTCGAAGAAGCCCAGCAGGAAGCCAAGTTCAAAGCGGGTACGCTGAACATCAAGGGCGCGGATTTCCTGGTGACCGGCGCGGTGACCGAATTCGGCCGCAAGGAAGTCGGCGATCAGCAACTCTTTGGCGTGCTGGGCCGCGGCAAGAAGCAAGTCGCTTATGCGAAGGTCACCCTGAACGTGGTGAACAGCCAGACCTCCGAGGTCGTGTATTCCTCCCAAGGCGCCGGTGAGTTCGAACTCTCCACCCGCGAGGTCGTCGGCTTTGGCGGCACCGCCGGCTACGACGCCACCCTGAACGGCAAGGTGCTGGACCTGGCCATCCGCGAAGCCGTCAACGGCCTGGTCAGCGCCGTCGACAGCGGTGCCTGGAAGCCGCAAGCCCGCTAA
- a CDS encoding DUF4810 domain-containing protein: MMIQKTLRVIALAAAAALLAACGTPQKPLYQWSGYQSGLYDYFKTNGTNAGDQITQLESQLIKNKAANEATPPGLHGHLALLYAKVGNDDAARAHLEAERALFPESAGYVDFLLKKSSPKTAAVAASGV; the protein is encoded by the coding sequence ATGATGATTCAAAAGACGCTGCGCGTGATCGCGCTGGCGGCGGCCGCTGCATTGCTGGCCGCCTGCGGAACCCCCCAGAAGCCCCTGTACCAATGGAGCGGCTATCAGAGCGGGCTGTACGACTACTTCAAGACCAACGGCACGAACGCTGGTGACCAGATCACCCAGCTCGAATCGCAGTTGATCAAGAACAAGGCGGCCAACGAAGCCACGCCCCCCGGCCTGCACGGTCATCTGGCGCTGCTGTACGCGAAGGTCGGTAACGACGACGCCGCCCGCGCGCACCTGGAGGCCGAACGCGCCTTGTTCCCCGAGTCCGCTGGTTATGTGGACTTCCTGCTGAAGAAATCCAGCCCCAAGACGGCCGCCGTGGCGGCGTCCGGCGTTTGA